In Microbulbifer elongatus, the DNA window ATTACCTTTCGGCATAAAGTCATCTCTAGAAGTAATAAGGGGAGAGTTTGATGCTGGTTCGATTGCTGATGATTGCCGTAGCGGCGCTGATACTGGCGCGAAATTCCGTGCTCAGTGCGCTCGGTCTCAGTGCATTGCCGTTGGCAATCCTGATTGGGATGATCTGTGGGAACCTTGTTCGTTCTGAGTTCAGCGGCAGGGATACCGCGGTGTTGGTGTTTAGTCAGCAGCAGGTTTTGCGACTTGGCATTATCCTTTTCGGCTTCAATATCAGCTTTCAGCAGATTGCCTCAATCGGCTACCAGGCCGTCTTGTTGGACATCCTGGTGATTGTAGTGGTCCTCTCGTTGGGGATCTTCGCCGGTGTGAAACTGTTCCGGTTGCCGAGAGAGCTTGCCGTGCTCACGTCAGTGGGCAGTGCGGTGTGTGGTGCGGCAGCGATCATGGCGGCGGAGCCGGTGGTCAAGGCAAAAGAGAAAGACGTGACAGTTGCCGTCGCGACGGTGGTGGTCTTCGGCACTCTGGCAATGTTCACATACCCGGTTATCTACCGGTTTGCCGATATGGAGCCGTCCGCTTTTGGAATCTATATCGGCAGTACCGTGCACGAGGTAGCTCAAGCCGTGGCGGCGGGGGAATCAGTGAGTGCGGAAGCCATGAACGCTGCAGTCGTGGCCAAGTTGATCCGCGTAATGCTGCTGGCGCCGGTGGTGATTGCGCTGAGTATGCTGATGTTCCGGAATACCGCTGACACTGGCGAAAAACGCCCGGTCCCCATTCCCTGGTTTGTTTTTGGTTTTATCGCAGCCGCGGCATTAAACAGCGTTCTTGTTCTCCCGGAAACAGTGCTCGACGGACTGAAGTTCTCTGCGCAGATCTGTCTTGCGGTGGCGATGGCTGCGCTCGGTTTCAAGACACGCTGGGCCACTATTCGCCATGTGGGTGTGCGGCCCCTGATTCTGTCGCTCCTGCTGTTTCTCACTCTGATGCTGGGAGGCTTTGCACTAAACCTCTTGTTCTATGGGTAGGCCGGTTGCTGCGCCGGCCCCGGAAGTCGCGCCTCGGGGAAAAGGAGATACTACGTTTCGGCACGCCGAAGCTGTCAGCTCTGCAGTTGTACCCTGGCGGTGTAGAATGCCCTCATTGCCCACTACTGGAGACCGCGCGCCATGAATACCACACCCGCATTCTACCCAATCGGTACTCCCGGCACGCCCTGGAGCAATGTGGAGCGCGTGCAGTGGCTTTCGCGACAGGTCCGGCGGCGCAGTTATGAATCCGAGGTGGTGAGCAAGATCAAAAATCTGGGTGGTCGCTTTGACCTGGAAGAATACGGACGCCTCGAATACGGCGACGAACGGTTTCCGCTACTGGCCATTCGCAGTCGCAACTGGAAGGACAATCTGCCGGTAGTGTTGGTTACCGGCGGGGTTCACGGTTATGAAACCAGTGGTGTTCATGGGGCATTACAGTTCGCGGATCAGTATGCGGGGAAATACCCGGATCGGGCCAATCTGCTGATTGCTCCGTGCGTCAGCCCCTGGGCCTACGAGCGTATCCATCGCTGGAACCCGAACGCCATTGACCCGAACCGCTCTTTTTACAAAAACAGCCCGGCGGAGGAGTCGGCGGCACTGATGCGACTGGTGGCCCCGATTCGCGATCGCGTCCTGATGCATATCGACCTGCACGAAACTACGGATACCGACGAAACCGAATTCCGCCCCGCACTGGCCGCCCGTGATGGCAAGCCATTTACCCCGAGCGGTATTCCCGATGGTTTTTACCTGGTGGACGACAGCGAGAACCCGCAGCCGGAATTTCAGCAGGCGGTGATTGCAGCAGTAGAGAAGGTCACCCATATCGCCCCGGCGGACGACAATAACGAGATCATCGGCTCACCGGTCGTTGCTCGCGGCGTTATCGAGTATCCACTCAAGCAGTTGGGCCTGTGTGCCAGTATCACCAACGCCCGCTATAAAACGACCACTGAAGTCTATCCCGACAGCCCTCGTGCG includes these proteins:
- a CDS encoding M14 family metallopeptidase, yielding MNTTPAFYPIGTPGTPWSNVERVQWLSRQVRRRSYESEVVSKIKNLGGRFDLEEYGRLEYGDERFPLLAIRSRNWKDNLPVVLVTGGVHGYETSGVHGALQFADQYAGKYPDRANLLIAPCVSPWAYERIHRWNPNAIDPNRSFYKNSPAEESAALMRLVAPIRDRVLMHIDLHETTDTDETEFRPALAARDGKPFTPSGIPDGFYLVDDSENPQPEFQQAVIAAVEKVTHIAPADDNNEIIGSPVVARGVIEYPLKQLGLCASITNARYKTTTEVYPDSPRATPEQCNTAQAVAVCAAVEYMLSH
- a CDS encoding YeiH family protein, which translates into the protein MLVRLLMIAVAALILARNSVLSALGLSALPLAILIGMICGNLVRSEFSGRDTAVLVFSQQQVLRLGIILFGFNISFQQIASIGYQAVLLDILVIVVVLSLGIFAGVKLFRLPRELAVLTSVGSAVCGAAAIMAAEPVVKAKEKDVTVAVATVVVFGTLAMFTYPVIYRFADMEPSAFGIYIGSTVHEVAQAVAAGESVSAEAMNAAVVAKLIRVMLLAPVVIALSMLMFRNTADTGEKRPVPIPWFVFGFIAAAALNSVLVLPETVLDGLKFSAQICLAVAMAALGFKTRWATIRHVGVRPLILSLLLFLTLMLGGFALNLLFYG